The Herpetosiphonaceae bacterium genomic sequence GGATCGAGCGCCAGGACGCGCCGAACCGTGCGATCCAGAAACGCGCGATCGTGCGAGACGATCAGCGCGGCGTGCGGGTAGTTCTGGACGAAGCTCTCCAGCCATTCCAGCGCCGTCACGTCGAGATGATTGGTTGGCTCGTCAAGCAGCAGCAGATGCGGCTCGCGCAAGAGCAGCGTCGCCAGCGCCAGCCGGGTCTTTTGCCCGCCGCTCAGCGCCGCCGCCCGCGTGCCAGGATCGATCCCGCCCAACCCCAGGCCATCCAGCACCGACGCGGCGCGATGCTCGCGCTCGTAGCCGCCGAGCGCCTCGAACTGTGACAGCGCCGCGTCGTAGGCTTCTATCGCCGCGTCGGGATCATCGGCGGTGGCGAGCGACTCCGCCGCCTGTTGCAGCGCGGCCTCTGCGCCGAGCCATTCGGCCTGCGCCGCCGCGACCACAGCGCCGAGCGTTCGATCGCCCAGATCGTCGAAGGATTGGGGCAGATAGCCGATCGCCAGATCCGGCGGCGACAGCACGATTGTGCCGGAGTCGGGCTGCTCCTGGCGCAAGATGCAGCGTAGAAGGGTGGATTTGCCGGTGCCGTTGGGTCCGATCAGGCCGACGTGCTCTCCAGCGTTGACGATACATTCAACTCCGGCCAGCACCGTGGCCGTGCCGTAGCTTTTGTGGAGATTTTGAACTTGAAGCATCGTGCCTCCTGAGGGCGGAGACACACGGAGTGTCCCCGGATTTAGTATGCCGCGTGGAAGAATGGGGTTGTGAACATCGAACACTCCTTGCTGCATGACAGTCAGCCAGCCGCGAGGCTTCGGGGCGTGGCACCCTGGATTATACCGCAGGTTTGCATGGTTGTGTTTCAGACGAAAGGCGGAGATGCACATGTACGGAAACGTAGACGTAGCCATATGTGTTTGCTATAATTGCAAAACCCCCTACATTCCACCCCCCTAGTCTTGGTGGAGGTGTCTATGCCCACAAGTCATATCATTCGTGCCTGGAAAGACGAGGAGTACCGACTAAGCCTCAGCGATGAACAGCGGGCTGCTCTTCCAGCACATCCAGCGGGCCTGATCGAGGCTATTGATGGGGGCGTCAACGATACGTTTGACTACCCGGTCACAGCGGTATCTTGCCCTTCGTACTCGTCCTGGTGCAATACATCGGAGTATGAGTGCTGGTAGTCAACCTCCGGATTCCGCGACTGAAAGATCCAACAGCCTTCCTCCTGAGCGGGGAAGGCTGTTTTGCTGTTATCTATCTGACCAGTAGGCTTCGACCCACCTACCGATCGATGTCGGCTCAGTCTTGGTTGCCGGGTGTCTTAGAGTTAGGAGCCATGAAGCGCGGCGATCGTCGTGCGCCAGAACGCATCATCCCGCTCCGGCTCGAACGGCAGATAGAACGCCACGCGGTCGATCAGGCCGGTGTAGCGCTCGCGCACCGCATGGCCGATCTCGTCCGGCCCGGCCTCCACGGTCAGCGTATGCAGCATCTCGTCGGAGATCAGCGTCGACATCTCAGGCCAGCGCCTGTGCTTCGCTAGCTGCGACAGCCGCTCGCCGATCTCCGCCCAGCCGTGTGTTTCCAGCACCACGCGGTACGTCGGCGTCGAGGCGTAGAACGCGATCTGTGCCCGCATTCGCTCGCGCTGCTCCGTAATCGCGGCGGCGCTGCGGCCCGTGATGATGAACACGCTGGTCGCCAGCTCCACATCGTCGATCCTGCGACCCTGCTGCTCCGCGCCCGCGCTGATCGCCGGGCGGATCACCTCGCGCACGTACTGCGGCGAGTGAAACGGATGTACATGAAAGCCCTGGCACTGCTCCCCAGCCAGCCGCGCCAGCCCGGTGTTGACGCCCGCGATTGAGATGGGGATATTCGGATGCTCGATCGGGCCGGGGTTGAAAAACGGCGTGATCAGCGTATGCTGGTAGAACGTGCCGCGAAAGTCGAGCGGGCCGTTGGTCTGGAACGATTGCCAGATTGCCCGCAGCGCCAGGATGTACTCGCGCAGCCGCGCGACGGGCGCATCCCAGGGCATGCTGAAGCGTCGCTCGATGTGCGGCTTGACCTGCGTGCCCAGCCCCAGCAGCAGCCGACCACCCGAAAAATCCTGCAAATCCCAGGCGAGCTGGGCTGTCACCATCGGCGAGCGCGAAAAGGCTATGGCGACGGACGTGCCAAGCTGGAGCGTGTGCGTGTGCTCGGCGGCGAGCACCAGCGGCAAGAACGCATCGTGCTTGGTTTCGCTGGTCCACATGCCCGCAAAGCCCAGCGCCTCCGCCATCTGCGCGATCCTGGCGACGCTCGGCAGATGCTTGCCTTCGACGGGCAATCCTACGTCGAGTCTCATTCGGCCTCCTGCTATGGGATCAGCAACACTTTGCCCGCAGTTTCGCGGCCTTCCAGCGCGCGATGCGCCGCCGCCACATCCGAGAGCGGCACCGTCCGATCGATCCTCACGTCGAGATCGCCCGCCGCGATCCAGTTGAAGAGTTCATTGGACCGCCACAGCAGCTCTGCGCGGTCAGCGGTGTAGTGCGCCAGCGACGGTCGTGTCAGGAACAGCGAGCCTTTGGCGTTGAGGATCTGCGGATCGAATGGCGGAACCGCGCCGCTGGATTGTCCGAACAGCGCCAGGTAGCCGCGCGGACGCAGGCTATTCAGGCTGCCCTCGAACGTCGTCTTGCCGACCGAGTCGTAGACCACATGCACGCCTTTGCCGTCGGTCAGGCGGCGCGTCTCGGCGACAAAATCCTGCTCGGTGTAGCGAATGATCGCATCGGCACCGGCTCTGCGCGCGAGATGCTCCTTCTCCTCGGTCGAAACCGTGCCGATCACGAACGCGCCGCGCTGCTTGGCGATCTGCACCAGCAGCAGCCCGACGCCACCGGCTGCGGCGTGGATCAGCGCGCTCTGTCCAACTTCGATCGGAAACGTGCTGCGGGCAAGATAGTGCGCGGTCATGCCTTGCAGCATCACCGCCGCCGCCGTCTCCAGATCGATCTCTTCGGGCACCGGCACCAGCTTCCAGGCTGGCACAACCGCGTACTCGGCGTACGCTCCGGGGCTCATCGCGAAGGCTACCCGCTCGCCGACCTCAAGATCGGTCACGTCGGCCCCGACCGCATCCACCACGCCCGCGCCCTCGGTGCCGAGCGTGAACGGCGGCGCGCCTTTGTACTGGCCGCTGCGCTGGTACACGTCGATAAAGTTGACGCCAGCCGCGACGATCTTGACTCGGGCTTCTCCGGCCCCCGGCTCCGGCAGCGGCAGATCCTCATAGCTGAGGCGCTCAGGGCCGCCGTACTCGTTGACTCGAACTGCTTTCATACTTCTCCTCTATGGGTTGCAAGTTCCAAGTTCCAAGTTTCAAGTTCAGGGATCAGGGGTCGGGGATCAGGGGCTAGGGGTCAGGAGTTGCTCTGCCCGCTGCCCCGCTTCTTGTTCCCTTGTTCTTTTGTTCCCCGCTTGGTGCTTGGTTCCCCGTTCAAACGGCATCCAGACCAACGATCTCCACGGTTCGTACGTTGCCGGTGGCGAGATCGGCGGCGCGAATCGCGTGATTGTTGGTGTCGGCGATCCACAGCGTATCGCCGCCGATGCTGAGGCCGCCCGGCTCGTAGAATGCCGCCGCTTCCGCCGCGCCGTCGCTGTAGCCGGGGATGCGCCGACCGCCAAGCCAGCTACGGCACTCGCGCGTGACCGGATCGACGATCTTGATGCGATGGTTGTAGCTGTCGGCGACGTACAGCCGCCCGCCGTGAGCGACCACCGCCTGTGGATGTTGCAGCAGCGCCTCATCGGCCACGCCGTCTTTGTCGCCGTAGTCGAAGAGGCCGGTTCCGACGATCGTTGTCACCTGTCCGTCCCGGCCAGTCGTCGCCCGGCGGATCGCCTGCGACTCGCTATCGGCGAAGAAGAGCGAGACGCCGTCGCTGGTGATGCCGCAGGGCTGCGCCAGCGCCGCGCTCAGCAGCGGCCCGTCGTCGAGCGCCTCGCGGGCGTTGCCAGCCAGCGGCTCGACTCTGCCGTTGGCTGGGTCGAACCACCAGAGCTGGTGCAGCCCGGCCATCGCAATCGCGAGCCTGCCGCTGTGCATTACGAGGTCCCACGGCGAGGCAAGGCCGATGCGCGCGCCGCTGCCGCTCGCACGCGGATTCGCGCCGCGCTGCCCGGTGCCCGCGACGGTTGTCACGCTGTCGCTGGCAAGATCGACCGCGCGCAGCATATGGTTATCGGTGTCGGCGACGTAGAGCGTATGGCCGTGGAGCGCCAGGCCGCGCGGATGGTTGAACGCCGCGCTCGGCGCAGGCCCGTCGGCATGCCCCGCGTGTCCGCTGCCGATAACCTTTGTTACTCTCAAACATTCTCCCTCGATCGCGGCCACGACGATCCGATGATGGCCCGTGTCGGCGATGAACACACGGCCCTGCTCGTCGGCCAGCACTTTGTCGGGATAGCGCAGCGGGCGGCGCTGCTCGGCAGCCTGCAACGGCGCGAGCGCGAGCGGACGCCGGTCGAGCGTGCCCTGCTCGTCGTACTGCGCGATCAGCTTTTGGAGCACGGGCGTCCACTGCTCGGCGCTCGTCTCGCCCGGCTGCGCGCCGAGGTAGCGGCCCTGCGGATCGATCATGACCAGCGTCGGCCACGCCTGGACGCTGTACGAGCGCCAGGTGCGATATTTACGATCGTTGAGGATCGGGTGCTCGACGCCCAGCCGCAGCGCCGCGTGCTCGATATGCGGCGTGCGCCGCTCGTTGGGATACTTGCCCGAATGGACGCCGATCACCACCAGCTCGCTATGGAATTGGGCTTCGAGCCGCCGCAACTGCGGCAGCACATGCACGCAGTTGATTCAGCCATAGGTCCAGAAGTCGAGCATGACGAGCTTGCCGCGCAGATCGCTCAGGCGCAGCGGACCAGCCGTGTTGATCCAGTCGAGATCGTCGGGAAACTCCGGGGCGTGCGGCAGCTCCGGCGGTAGGTTGCTCATAGCTCCTCCGTGGCAGACGGCCCGCCTACGCGCGCCTGTCCGCCGCTTCGCTCGGATCGGGCCGCTGCTCCGCCTCCGAGCGGGTCGGCGCGCCCATGATGTGCTCGAACAGGTGCGGCGCTTCGACGTAGATGCCGCGTCCAATGACCGCCTGCGTGCCGTCGGGCAGCGTGATCGTGCCGCGTGCCCGGATCGCGCTGCCGGTTTTTTCGACGATCTCGCCCATGACATGCAGCTCGGTGCCGAGCGGCAGCGGGCGGCGGTACTCGCACTCAAGGTTGACCGAGGCTACCTGATACCCGGCGTTCCAGACCGCCATGCCCATCACCTCATCCAGCAGCGCCGCCGACGCGCCGCCGTGGACATAGCCGGGCGGTCCTTGCTGTGCCACGCTCAGGGTAATCGTAGTATGAATGCAGCCTGCCGCGTCGGCCCACCAGGTAACGCCCATGCTGTCCGGGTTGGACGTGCCGCAGATAAAGCATGGACCATGCTCTAGCAGTTTGCGCATGTGTCGCTCCTTATGCCCTCAAGTGTACTCCAAAAGCAGGCAGATGTTCCAATCAGCCAGGGGCAAGGGAACAAGGGAAACAACAAAGTAGTGCGTTTTGTTCGTTTGTTCCTGTTTTGTTCAGTTCTCGGTTCTGTGCCAGGCTGTAGTACACTTTGGAGCATCGATCCTAGAGGAGTGAGACAGGCCGCGCTATGTCTGAAGCCCAGCGTTACCCGATCCCTGCCGCCGAGACGCGCACCGAGATTCGCGTCTCCAACTCGCGCTTCATCGCAACGATCGCGCACACACCCACAGTCGATGCGGCGAAGGAGTTTATCGCCCGGATGCGCGGCGAGTTTGCCGACGCGACGCATAATGTGTTTGCCTATGTCGTGGGCTACGGCGCGACGACCACGCTCGGCATAAGCGACGACGGCGAGCCCGGCGGCACTGCGGGCCGTCCGGCGCTGGCGGTGCTGCGCGGCAGCGGCCTGGGCGATGCCACCGTCGTCGTGACGCGCTATTTCGGCGGCACGCTGTTGGGCACGGGTGGCCTGGTGCGCGCGTACGGCGATGCTGTTCGGGCCGTGCTTGAGGCGCTGCCGCGCGCCGAGAAGATCGAGAAACGCCAGGTGTTGCTGACGATCCCGTATGCTCACTATGAGCAGGTCAAGCGGCTGGTAGCGGCGCACAACGGCGAGATCCTGAGCGAAGACTTTGCGGTCGATGTGACGCTGGCGCTCTCGTTTGCCGTCGATGACCTGCCCGTGTTTGTCGCGGAGCTGACCGATCTGACCGCGGGCCAGGCCGAGGTGATCGAGGTCTAGCGCCGCTTGCATTCCCACACAGCAGATCGCTGTGTCTGGCGACCACACACGGCTCATGCTCGCGCCCGAACGGTACTAATCTTGCTTGGAACGACTCTGAGGAGGGGCCTATGAGCAAAGCCTTAGCACAGGTACATACTCTATATGTCGGCGCTTTGCTGGGTGAGCCGGAATTCGGGCGCAGATTGATCCGTGAGATGCAGCGCATCGGCCAATTCGATTTTACGGATGATCGCTCGATCGCAGATGCAGAACTAGAGGCGGATGGCGAAGATACCGGCGAAAGCTTTTACGGCTCGCTCGTGATTCGCGATCTTCAAGGAGATATTCTCTGGTCCGGGCAGGCGACACGGCCTCACGGAGTAGCCGGGCCGATGGCATATGAGCGTATTCTGGAGCAGCTTCGCGCGGCGCTGCCGCCGCCCGACGAGCACAGCCGCACGGTGTAGCGCGGCGGACACGCCGGGCTGTTAGACGGCGATCGGTCGATCCAGGCGGCGAACGTCGGCGAGATAGCGCGGCGGCATCAAGATGCGCTGAACAAGCGCGCGGAGCCGGAGCCGTCGCATGAGCGGGTACAGCCATATCAGGCGCGCGAGCGGCGGATGTGGCTTGAGCCCGAGCAGCTCGCGCACCCGATCGGGTACCAGCAGCGCCTGGGTCTGAAGCAGCAGATCGTAGCGCCACGCGCCGAGGTGCCGCCGGTACTGCTCGTAGAGCGCTGCCGTGTAGTCGCTGTAGACCAGATCGCGCTCAAGATGGCGCTGCCGGTCGACGCGCCAGTCCGCGTAGGTTTCCGGCAGATCGGGAATGCCCAGCCCCACCCCGACACGCCGAAAGACCGCGAAGTTGTCCTGCTGCTCCGCCATCGTCAGCGGGCGGTGCAGCAGCGCATACGACCGCTCCGAGTAGTCCATCAGCATGTAGAGCACATCGCGATTGGCCCAGTCGGGCAGGCGCTGCTCGCGCCGCCGCTCGACCGCGCTGTGCGCTGCCGTGATGCGGTCGAGCGTCTGCTGTGCCGTCGCCTCGTCCACGAACACAATATCCTGCGCGAAGCTCGCCGTCGAGAAGAGCCGCCCGATCGGATTGCGCGGAAGGTTGCCCGTGAAAAACAGCCAGTCGACAGCCCGATTCAGCGCAAACTCCGCCGCCGAGCCGGCAAAGACCAGCAAGATCGTGTCGGCGTTGCCCCAGATGGTCCGTACGATCGAGTCCTGTGCTACAAAATCAGCCATAGCGTAGATCTGTCCTATGCAATTTTTTAAGACCGTGTTTCACATGGTAGTGTACCGCACATAGCCGATTGTCGCAGGTGCGAGTGGTCAAAAAGTTCTACCAGCGAGGGATCGACGTATTAACTTTAATTTGACTTATTACCGTCGATCGTTTAGAATAAATTTAATTTATATTTAATAGTTAACTTGGCTTCGCTCCAACTCAGCGTATACGTCGATGCACACACGATGACAGGTTATATGTTTGGCATGCTGCGCACCTACAACAGGTGACACCCGCTCCTGTTTCCCCAGGGAGCCTGGCAACATCCAAACGGCGACACACGTTCTCACCCCCCAGGACAAATGGCAGATAGTTTGATCGGCGTATGGCATCGTCGTTGACGGTATGGCTCCACCAGATGTGTTGATCATAGAAGCGGAGGGAGCGCGCAACGCACCTCAAGGCAGCAGCGCGCCGACGGGCGCGTTGCCGGATGCATGCCCGTGGAAGGTTGTCGTGCTACCCGGCACGGAGCCATAACAGCCTGGCCTGCGCAGCCTGGGGAAAGGAGGATCGCTATTCGATGGAGCAGCAGAGCCGTCTCTTAGCTGCGCCAGGGATGGTTTCGATCGAGGGGGGGACCTGGCTCTGATTCGTTCCCATGGGGTGAGTACGCTCACGCCTACGTTTGATGTTGGTCCATACCGCACCGCGATTTCTACTAACTCATGGAGGAGATCAACAATGGCAACGTACTACGGAAAAGCATCATGGTTCTGCTGCTATCCCGATCCCTGCGGCTGTGACGGCTGCTGCTGCCAGGGTAGCAACTGCTCGACGCCCTGTGGTCAAAGCTCGTACTGTGGCGTCGGCGGCTGCTGCACCTGCCGCTCTGGCTCATACGGCTTCGCCTGGAAGACGAACTGCTCGTGGTGCTGCAACTATAGCGTGTACAAGACTGTGTACTGCGGCAATTCCGGCACATTCGTCTATGGCGGCAGGAGCCGCACCGGCACCCGCGTCGATACCGGCCCCAGCACCTGCGTGATGGTCGACTTCACCAAAGCGCTTTTCTCGCAGTTCGCATCGCTGTCCACTGGCATCATATCGAACGTTCAGGCCACTGTCTAACGTAGCCACTCAAGTATAGGAGCCGATTTCATGGAACGACGCAGTTTTCTTAAAATCGTCGCAGCAGGCGGCGCGGCAGCCGTGAACTTCCTGTACCCTGGGCTGACTGGCGTGGTCGGCGCTGCGAGGCTCAAAGCGCACGACTCGATCGACAAGCATCCTGAGAAGCATCCCGAACTCGACCCTGAGAAGCATCCAGAAGCCGCTCCCTCGAAGCACCCTGAGATCGATCCGAATTTCTTCGGCGGCTATGTCGTCGAAAAGTCGGTCGGGGGCCTCGTGCTGGTAGGCGGCAGCGAGATGCGCGCGATTCGCCTGCCCGCGCGGGCGGCGGTCTGGAAAGAGTTCGAGGGCGTGAGCCACAGCGAGATTCAGGTCGGTGATTACGTGGACGTGCGCGGCACGGCGCTGGCCGACGGCTCGCTTGAGGCCAACAACGTGTGGGTCAACATCGGGCGGCTCGACGGCACCGTCGAGCAACTGATGCCGCAG encodes the following:
- a CDS encoding PaaI family thioesterase; its protein translation is MRKLLEHGPCFICGTSNPDSMGVTWWADAAGCIHTTITLSVAQQGPPGYVHGGASAALLDEVMGMAVWNAGYQVASVNLECEYRRPLPLGTELHVMGEIVEKTGSAIRARGTITLPDGTQAVIGRGIYVEAPHLFEHIMGAPTRSEAEQRPDPSEAADRRA
- a CDS encoding YigZ family protein, producing MSEAQRYPIPAAETRTEIRVSNSRFIATIAHTPTVDAAKEFIARMRGEFADATHNVFAYVVGYGATTTLGISDDGEPGGTAGRPALAVLRGSGLGDATVVVTRYFGGTLLGTGGLVRAYGDAVRAVLEALPRAEKIEKRQVLLTIPYAHYEQVKRLVAAHNGEILSEDFAVDVTLALSFAVDDLPVFVAELTDLTAGQAEVIEV
- a CDS encoding quinone oxidoreductase, yielding MKAVRVNEYGGPERLSYEDLPLPEPGAGEARVKIVAAGVNFIDVYQRSGQYKGAPPFTLGTEGAGVVDAVGADVTDLEVGERVAFAMSPGAYAEYAVVPAWKLVPVPEEIDLETAAAVMLQGMTAHYLARSTFPIEVGQSALIHAAAGGVGLLLVQIAKQRGAFVIGTVSTEEKEHLARRAGADAIIRYTEQDFVAETRRLTDGKGVHVVYDSVGKTTFEGSLNSLRPRGYLALFGQSSGAVPPFDPQILNAKGSLFLTRPSLAHYTADRAELLWRSNELFNWIAAGDLDVRIDRTVPLSDVAAAHRALEGRETAGKVLLIP
- a CDS encoding oxygenase MpaB family protein, which gives rise to MADFVAQDSIVRTIWGNADTILLVFAGSAAEFALNRAVDWLFFTGNLPRNPIGRLFSTASFAQDIVFVDEATAQQTLDRITAAHSAVERRREQRLPDWANRDVLYMLMDYSERSYALLHRPLTMAEQQDNFAVFRRVGVGLGIPDLPETYADWRVDRQRHLERDLVYSDYTAALYEQYRRHLGAWRYDLLLQTQALLVPDRVRELLGLKPHPPLARLIWLYPLMRRLRLRALVQRILMPPRYLADVRRLDRPIAV
- a CDS encoding TIGR03617 family F420-dependent LLM class oxidoreductase, which codes for MRLDVGLPVEGKHLPSVARIAQMAEALGFAGMWTSETKHDAFLPLVLAAEHTHTLQLGTSVAIAFSRSPMVTAQLAWDLQDFSGGRLLLGLGTQVKPHIERRFSMPWDAPVARLREYILALRAIWQSFQTNGPLDFRGTFYQHTLITPFFNPGPIEHPNIPISIAGVNTGLARLAGEQCQGFHVHPFHSPQYVREVIRPAISAGAEQQGRRIDDVELATSVFIITGRSAAAITEQRERMRAQIAFYASTPTYRVVLETHGWAEIGERLSQLAKHRRWPEMSTLISDEMLHTLTVEAGPDEIGHAVRERYTGLIDRVAFYLPFEPERDDAFWRTTIAALHGS
- a CDS encoding alkyl hydroperoxide reductase; translated protein: MHVLPQLRRLEAQFHSELVVIGVHSGKYPNERRTPHIEHAALRLGVEHPILNDRKYRTWRSYSVQAWPTLVMIDPQGRYLGAQPGETSAEQWTPVLQKLIAQYDEQGTLDRRPLALAPLQAAEQRRPLRYPDKVLADEQGRVFIADTGHHRIVVAAIEGECLRVTKVIGSGHAGHADGPAPSAAFNHPRGLALHGHTLYVADTDNHMLRAVDLASDSVTTVAGTGQRGANPRASGSGARIGLASPWDLVMHSGRLAIAMAGLHQLWWFDPANGRVEPLAGNAREALDDGPLLSAALAQPCGITSDGVSLFFADSESQAIRRATTGRDGQVTTIVGTGLFDYGDKDGVADEALLQHPQAVVAHGGRLYVADSYNHRIKIVDPVTRECRSWLGGRRIPGYSDGAAEAAAFYEPGGLSIGGDTLWIADTNNHAIRAADLATGNVRTVEIVGLDAV